DNA sequence from the Sandaracinaceae bacterium genome:
AAGGGCGTGCCGATGACGGCGCCGCCGGGGATGGTGGTGGCGAGCGACTCGGGGACCAGCGGCCCCGCCAGCGCGCCCACGCGGCGGCAGGCGGTCAGCGCGCGCAGGCGCTCGCTGAGGGTGACCAGCGCGGGCGCTTCCAGCCCGTCGTCGAGCGCGGCCAGGCCGCGGCTGACGTGTACGAGCATGTGGCGGCCATCGAGGTGCGCGTCGAGGCGTGTGGCCAGGTCGTCCACGATGGGGCTGGGAACCGCCAAGAACAGCAGCGACGCGTCGCGCAGCGCGGCCAGGTCGGACGTGCTGTGCACGACACCTCCGCCAGCCGGCGTCTCGATGGGGTTGGCGGCGCGGGAGTAGTGCAGCACGGTGCCCGCCGAGCGCGCCACCGCGAGGGCCAAGGAGCGCCCGAACTCACCGCCGCCCACGACCCCGACGCTGGCCGCTTCGGTACCCGAAGATCCGAGACGACTCGCCTGCGAAGGGGCGCTCATCGGGACGCTCCGAGGCGCGAGATCTCGAGGGCGGCGCGTTGGGTGGCGCTGTCCGTGTCCGCCGCGAGCTGCGTCGCGAACGGGACCACGCGGTTCTGGTAGTAGATGAGCAACGTGGGATCCTCTGCGCTCACGTACTGACCCACCTCGCGGGCCGCGATGCGCTTGTGGTAGCCGAGCCAGACGCGCAGGGCGCGCGTGATGAGCGCCTCGGCGTCGGATGTGCGCACCATCTGGCTGACGCGCACCACGCCCCGCTGCTCGAGCTGCACCAAGCCGGCGCGCACCTGCTCGACCTCGCGCTGTAAAAGCGCGCGCTCGATGGTGATGTCGCCGCGCAGGCGCAGGCGGGAGAAGAGGTCCACCGACGGCGTCTCGCGCACGAAGTGCCGGAACAGCGCGTGGGCCACGACGTTGGTGGTCATCAGGACGGTGTCCGACAGGAAGCGCGCCGAGAGCACGTCGCCGAGCTCGCGCGTGTAGGCCTGGTCACGCGCCACGTCCAGCGTGGGCTCCCCCTGCCGCAGGACGTAGCTGCCGGGGTCGATCACGCGGCCGTTCGGGCTCAGGGAGCGCCCTTCTTCGTCGACCGGGTTGCCGAAGGGGTCGAGCGGTGCGCCGAAGCGGATCACGCACGCGGCGCGCTGGTCGCGCAGCCGCCGGAAGAAGTCGTACCAGCGCTCGATGCGCGAGAACTCGTCGTCCGTGATGATGAAGCGCGCCTGCCCCTCTTCCTTGAGCCAGTCCTCCACCAGCGCCTCGGCCTCGAGCACCAGCGCGTAGTTGATGGTGGTGGGCACGATGTAGACGCGCCGGTCGATGCCCTGCACCTGGTTGCGCGAGAAGGCCTCCACGGCGGAGCCGAGCAGCCCCAGCTTGAGGCGCTGCTCGATCAGCCCCGAGCGCGAGCGTGTCCCGCCCGGGAAGAAGAGCGAGTGGTAGCCGCGCTCCACCATCACCGACGCGTAGGCCTTGAGCACGTCCTTGTAGAGGTGCGCACGGACGCGCCGGTCGACGCGGTACGCGCCCAGGTTGTGCATGCCGAACGCGATGATGGGGTTCGTGAAGAGGTTCTTGCCCGCGCCGTACACCACGGGCGCCAGCCCTTTGCGCTCCAGCGCTTGGGCCAGCACGATGGAGTCGAGGTTGGACGAGTGCGTGGGCACGTACACGAGCGTGCCGTGCGCCTGGAGGCGCCGCAGGTGCGACACGTCCCCCTCCACCGTGAGCAGCTCGTCCACCGCGCTGCTGCCGGAGGTGAGGTCTCGCGGAACACGCGAAGGCTGCATGATGGCGCTCAGCAGCTTGGGGCCCGCCGCCGTCGCCATCTCGAACACGCGCGGGTCGAAGTTGCCCGCCACGTCGCGCGCCATGCGCTCGGCGATGGTGGACAGGATGCGCTGCTTGTCGGCGTCGCTCATGCGGGCGATGCCGCGGCTGATGCCCTTCCAGAATCCGAGCGACTCGCGCGTCTCCTCGTCGCGCTGCGAGGTGAGCCGGCGCACCTCGTGCAGCGCCGCGTCGTTGAGCATGAGCTCCACGCTGCGTGGGTCTCTGTCGTGCTTGCCCGCCACGCGCGAGACCACCTCGTGGATGATGTCGTCGCGCTCCCCGTTGAACCAGTACACTGCGGGGGCGTCGGGCGTGGGCACGTACGGCCGAAGCCGCGGGAGGCGCAGGGGGCGCTCGGAGAAGCGGCGTCGCAGGGCCATGTCAGACGGCCTCGAAGTAGCGGCGCAGCTCCCACGTGCTGACCGCCTTGCGGTACTCGCGCGCTTCCCAGTCGCGCGTGCGCACGTAGTGGTCGACGAAGCCCTCGCCGAGGATCTGCTTGGCGGCGTCGCTCCCGCGCAGCGCGTCCACGGCATGCTCCAGTGTGGGCGGCACGGGCCTGCCCTGCGTGCTGGCGTCGC
Encoded proteins:
- a CDS encoding 1-acyl-sn-glycerol-3-phosphate acyltransferase; the protein is MALRRRFSERPLRLPRLRPYVPTPDAPAVYWFNGERDDIIHEVVSRVAGKHDRDPRSVELMLNDAALHEVRRLTSQRDEETRESLGFWKGISRGIARMSDADKQRILSTIAERMARDVAGNFDPRVFEMATAAGPKLLSAIMQPSRVPRDLTSGSSAVDELLTVEGDVSHLRRLQAHGTLVYVPTHSSNLDSIVLAQALERKGLAPVVYGAGKNLFTNPIIAFGMHNLGAYRVDRRVRAHLYKDVLKAYASVMVERGYHSLFFPGGTRSRSGLIEQRLKLGLLGSAVEAFSRNQVQGIDRRVYIVPTTINYALVLEAEALVEDWLKEEGQARFIITDDEFSRIERWYDFFRRLRDQRAACVIRFGAPLDPFGNPVDEEGRSLSPNGRVIDPGSYVLRQGEPTLDVARDQAYTRELGDVLSARFLSDTVLMTTNVVAHALFRHFVRETPSVDLFSRLRLRGDITIERALLQREVEQVRAGLVQLEQRGVVRVSQMVRTSDAEALITRALRVWLGYHKRIAAREVGQYVSAEDPTLLIYYQNRVVPFATQLAADTDSATQRAALEISRLGASR